ACAGTCAAGTTATTGTCCactatttgttatttttgactACTTTCCCTTCAAATGCAAGTTGAAAAAGATAAATAATATCATTTCATAAAGCAGTCATCACTTCTTTGGAGGAAAAACAACTTGGGGAAGTGAGTGAGATCCTCTATTATTTTAACTGTCTGTTTTGACaattttttctttcaattttaATGTGGTCAACCTCAACACGTACATTCTGTTAAGGGAAACATGAAAAAAGTTAGTAGAAAAAGCGCACTAATACTACAATTTAGAAACCATGCAATTCTTTATCTGGTAAACCTTCTATGTTAGCTTATTTTTGCTCAGACATGGTGCTGTGTCTGGTTGCATGTGAGAAATAGATAGgaaaccatccatccatccatttttatACCACTTGTCCACCCTGTTACCCTGTTATTGTTTTGTCCTCCCTTTTAGTCTTTGTTAAGCAGTTTATTTTACaacaatttaatgaaaataataataataataactacaaTAATTCAGTGACAATGAACATTTATTGGAGTATCAATAATGTAGTACTTTAAAAGATTAACAAAAAATGCCTTCTAGGCATTTGTATCGAAAAATGTAAACTGATGAGTTTGTGAGAAAGTACaaatcataatatatattttgataatTACTGATGTGCTTTTAAAGGGACAAAGGGACATGAGTTGTCTAAGGAAATGTACACAATGCCCTTGAAATTAGAACCTTAATTGAAACTGTTGTTCATTTGTCCCTAACAGGGTGGACATTTCTGATCTACCATTTCAttgattttgtttaataaatggtTAAATTTATTTACCCGAGCTTGaccaaaatcatttttcaaaTGATTTATATCACCATATCATGATTACACAAaactttctatctatctatctatctatctatctatttatttatttatttattcattcatttgatgTCCAAAAGGCACCGAAAACCAGAAATGACCCTTGTATGGACTATGGAGAAAGTTATATAAACATCTgcgtgttattattattatgttatgtcTCTGCTTGTCTTCTTTCGTGGGTTTTAGCAAGTAACTCTATTAAATTTTGTCGAAAAAgattaaatatacaaaataacaataatataataaacgTTGCTTGTTTGTTAATTACTTCTACATTTGTCAACAATttgtcaacaacaacaacaatataatacgtttttgttgttgttgttgagtaatAATTACTTCACTATTGCTCCCGTTtggttgatttatttttataaaacgtCTATCAGTATTAtatgtataatgtaaaatatataaattatatgcaTAACCAAATCATGCTTAAGGGATTTTTGATCTAATTTGAAATAGTTATACCTCTATAATAATAGTTTTAGGATAGTTGTGACTACATGCGTGCTGCTTTTATTGAACACATGAGGTCGCAGTTGACCATGAATCCGAGGATATGATATTCAGACTCCACCTTTTGATTCACGTATAAAATAGGACAGACTCTTTCTTTGGTAAAGAGGGTCTCTTGTTGTCATCGTTTGCGTTGCATTATCGCAGTACATATGAGCTTTTTTGAATGTGACAAGTAATATGAAAGATGGATGTCTCCGTTACGGGATGCTTCTTCATGTGGATTCTCTGTCTTCTTTGTTCATGGGATTTATGCGCTGGGCAAATAGGCTACTCTGTGACTGAGGAAGTGAATACGGGAACTGTTGTTGGAAGTGTGGTGAAGGATCTCAACCTAAACGTAAACGATCTGGAGTCGCGTCAGTTTCATATCGTGAATGGATTAAACAAGAACTATTTTGAGGTAAATTCAAAGACTGGAGAGCTATATGTAGCTGAGAGGATCGACCGAGAGACTGTCTGCGTCACGAGTCAaacatgtgttttaaatattgaaGCTATTGCGCAAAATCCGCTTAGACTTTTTAGTATAAGCATAGATGTGTTAGATGTAAATGACAACCCGCCTTTATTTCCTTTAAAGACGTATCATTTGAACATAACCGAATCTGCATTTCCTGGTGACAGGTATCCTTTACCTAAAGCGAGTGATGCAGATATTGGAATGAACTCGGTAAGGAGCTACAAACTCGGtccaaataattatttttcattagaTGTGCAAGGCAATGGGGAGCATAGTGTTTCGGCTGAGCTTGTGCTTCAAAAAGCCTTAGACAGAGAGAAAATAGCAGAGATCAAACTAATACTGACGGCAGTAGATGGAGGGAAACCTCCTAGATCCGGTAGTTTAGAAATTGTTGTTAATGTACTTGATGTAAATGATAACACTCCAACATTCAGTCAACAACTTTATAAAGTTGCCATCCCTGAGAATACAATTTATGGGGCGCCCTTCATTAAACTTAATGCAAGCGACATTGACTCGGGCTTAAATGGAGACATAATTTACTCTCTTATAAACCATGGTAAAGACAAAGCTTCAGAGATTTTTCACATAGATCCTATAACTGGTGAAATTACAATCAAAGGAGAGCTGGATAGGGAGGACACCTCTGCGTTTGAACTTCACGCTCAAGCTCAAGACAGGGGAACATCACCTCGCTCTTCTCATTGCAAAGTGTTAATAGAAGTCATTGACGTTAATGACAATGTCCCAGTAATAACTGTTACATCACtcacaaacacaataaaagaAGACGCAAGCCCTGGGACAGCAGTTGGACTGATAATGATTGCGGATAGTGATGTAGGACAAAACGGAAAAGTTAGCGTAAAGATGAAGGGATCCGGTCCCTTTAAACTTCAGCCGTCATATAAAAACTATTACACGTTAGAGGTAGATGGATATCTAGACAGGGAGAGTGTTTCTCAATATAACATCACGATAATAGCTACAGATGAAGGAGCTCCGCCATTATCCAGCTTTAAAGTGATAACTATTCACATTTCTGATGTCAACGATAATGCCCCACGTTTTCCAGAGTCTATGATTAACATATACTTAAAGGAAAACTTTCCAGCTGGGATCATATCAACTGTTAGCGCGCAGGATCTTGATATGAACGAAAATGCTAATATTATATATTCGCTGATTGCTGAACAAAATATGGGGAAACCTTTGACTGCTATGTTTGACATAAACTCTGCCACTGGTGACTTATATACCAAACAATCTTTTAACTATGAAGAAATCAAATCACACCAGTTTTACGTTCAGGCAACAGACTCTGGTGTTCCTTCTCTGAGCAGTAATGtgactgtaaatgtgtttattctgGATGAGAATGACAACAGTCCAGTTATTTTACCGCCTTATTCTGACCCTGGATCAGTTAATACTGAAAACATTCCCTACTCTGCTGAAGCGGGATACTTTGTAGCCAAGATCAGAGCTGTTGATGCTGACTCTGGATATAACGCTCTTCTCTCTTATCATATGAGTGAACCCAAAGGAACTAATCTCTTCCGCATTGGAAGCAGCACTGGAGAAATAAGGACTAAGAGACGAATGAGTGACAATGACTTAAAAACTCACCCACTTATTATTACAGTGTCTGATAATGGAGAGCCATCACTCTCAGCCACTATGTCCATGGATGTTGTGGTTGTTGAGAGTCTGGATGACATAAAGACATCATTCAGAGAAGTTCCTGTGAAAGAGGAGAGTTTTTCAGATCTGAATGTGTATCTGCTCATCGCTATTGTCTCAGTATCAGTCATCTTTTTACTGAGTCTCGTGGGTTTGATAGCAGCTAAATGCTACAGGACAGACGGCAGTTTCAGCAGGTACAGCGCTCCAGTGATCAGCACCCATCCAGACGGAAGCTGGTCCTTCTCTAAATCTACTCAACAGTACGACGTGTGTTTTAGCTCAGACACGATAAAGAGTGACGTAGTAGTGTTTCCTGTACCAGCCCAACATGTAGATGGCGAGTTGATAAGCATAATTGATGAAGATTCATTTTTGCTGAAAAAAACTCTACCGAAAGATTTAAAGGTAAGGCATTACATTTCTAGTAAAGCggcttgtatttttatttttatttttttctgtccaaTATAGATTTATAGTAAGCTATATTAAAGTATATCTTATACTTATAAGTCTTATGTTTTGAAAAGAGAACCATACTATGTATAACTAAAAGCGCTTGTAATGTTGCACCGGATAATTCAATGCCTGCtctatataatacaataacTAATTGCTTATATCCTTTACAAGACGGATCACTGGATCTTAGGAGTTCATGCGCATATTGTGATTTTTAGTAATTAATTCAGCAGTACTGACGGCATTAATACTCATTTAACCATAAATGAATTGACATTTTGAAGTATGTATGtacttgtgtgtttttgtatttgtggTTGACTGGTTTAATATCGCATTTAACTGTATGGTGTTATTGGGTTGTGACTGCATCGATCAGTACCATGGACAGCAACACATCAATATGAATTGTAGCGTGAAAAGGTTACATTTATGAGGAATTTTAACATGTGCTTCTCTATTTTTGGCTAATTAAGATGATAATGATGTATTATAGTCTTGTTTTTCTAGTGTTCGTAACTTTGACTTGTATTTTGTGTTGTCATTTCAACTCAAATGCGTCATGTGTTTCTTCAATGGATTTGGAAATAGAATATTCCTGTTATGGCATAATTTCAGCACATGGTGTCACTGCAGACCGTCAGTTTAAGGTTTATAGGCTTTACTCTGaagcctctctctctcagactctcggtgttagtgtgtgtgtcgTTGAGACATGATGCAGGTTTCTATTTCGTCTCGTGTTTCCTAATGCAAGGAAGAAATATTCGATTCTCTCGcgttcatttttttctgtcctcAAGCCAGTTGTGAATGACCATCATGGCATTTATGGGATATTTCGAGTGTGGATTTATATTTTTCCTTTCTTTGCTGGATTCTGCGTTTGCTCAGATCGTCTATTCCGTACCGGAAGAGGTAAATAAGGGAACAGTTGTTGGGAATATAGCGAAAGATCTGAACATAAATGTTCACGACCTGGAATCTCGCATGTTTGAGATTGTGACTGGATCAAATAAGAAGTATTTTGACGTAAATCTGAAAACTGGCGTGCTGTTTGTTAATGAAAGGATTGACCGTGAGGAGTTATGTGTGTCGAATCAGAAATGCTCTTTGAATATAGAAGCTCTCGCTAAAAATCCTCATCATCTTTACAGGGTGGAGATTAAGATCTTGGATATAAACGACAATGCGCCACATTTTCctgttaaaatatttactgtGAATATTACCGAAAACGCAAGCCCTGGAGAGAGATTTCCTCTCCCTGTAGCCGAGGACTCTGATGTTGGCAGTAATTCTCTGAAAGAGTACAAATTGAGTCCGAATGAACATTTCAGTCTAGATACACAGAGTGAAGACCAGAGTGTGTCTGCAGAGTTAGTGCTGAACAAGGCTTTAGATCGAGAGAAACAAGCGACAATTAAGTTAGTACTCACTGGAGTAGATGGAGGAAAACCACCGAAATCAGGggctttaaatattattataaacgtCATGgatattaatgataataacccagTGTTCAGTCAACCTCTTTATAAAGTCAAACTCAAAGAAAATGTTGCTGCTGGTACTAAAGTTATCTCTGTGTCTGCCACTGATTTGGATGAAGGCATGAACAGTGAAATTGTGTATTCGTTTGTTGATCATGGTAAAAAGCAAGATTTATTTACCATTACCCCCGAGACCGGAGATATTGTTGTAAAAGGGCAAATTGATTATGAGGAAAATCCTGCTATTGAGTTACGAGTTCGTGCAAGAGACAAAGGCAGCCCACCAAAGAGCACACAATGTAAAGTTTTAATAGAAGTTATAGATGACAACGATAATGCACCAGAGATAACTGTGACTGCTCTTTTGGAAAGTGTGAAAGAAGACACAAAGTCAGGAACTGCTGTTGCTTTAGTCACAGTGTCTGATAAAGATGGAGGTAAAAATGGCATTGTACACTGTGCTCTGAAAGGTTCGTTTCCTTTCAAACTGGAGACGTCATATAACAATCATTATTCTCTAGTGGTAGACGGACCTCTGGACAGAGAGAGTGTTTCTCAGTATAACATCACAATTACAGCTGCAGATGAAGGAGCTCCGCCTCTTTCCAGCAGCACTGTTATAACTGTACATATCTCTGATGTTAATGACAATGCTCCACATTTCCCAGCACCCGTTATTAACGCTTTTCTAAGTGAGAATGGTCAAGCTGGAGGTCTCATGACAAAAGTGACAGCTGAAGATTCAGACACTGGTGAGAACGCAGAACTTTCATATTCACTGTTAGACAGTTCCAGCTCCAGTGTTCCTATAACAACACTGATCAATATAAACTCTTTGAGTGGAGAAATATTCAGTTTGCAATCATTTAATCACGAAGAAACAAAAAGATTCAGTTTGAAGTGATGGCAACAGACTCTGGTGTTCCTCCTCTGAGCAGTAATGtgactgtaaatgtgtttattctgGATGAGAATGACAACAGTCCAGTTATTTTACCGCCTTATTCTGACCCTGGATCAGTTAATACTGAGAACATTCCCTACTCTGCTGAAGCGGGATACTTTGTAGCCAAGATCAGAGCTGTTGATGCTGACTCTGGATATAACGCTCTTCTGTCTTATCATATGAGTGAACCCAAAGGAACTAATCTCTTCCGCATTGGAAGCAGCACTGGAGAAATAAGGACTAAGAGACGAATGAGTGACAACGACTTAAAATCTCACCCACTTCTTATTACAGTGTCTGATAATGGAGAGCCATCACTCTCAGCCACTATGTCCATGGATGTTGTGGTTGTTGAGAGTCTGGATGACATAAAGACATCATTCAGAGAAGTTCCTGTGAAAGAGGAGAGTTTTTCAGATCTGAATGTGTATCTGCTCATCGCTATTGTCTCAGTATCGGTCATCTTTTTACTGAGTCTCGTGGGTTTGATAGCAGCTAAATGCTGCAGGACAGACGGCAGTTTCAGCAGGTACAGCGCTCCAGTGATCAGCACCCATCCAGACGGAAGCTGGTCCTTCTCTAAATCTACTCAACAGTACGACGTGTGTTTTAGCTCAGACACGATAAAGAGTGATGTAGTCGTTTTCCCCTCGCCGTTTCCACCAGCAGACGCGGAGTTGATCAGCATTAATAGTGGAGAAGATACTTTTACGCGCACCCAAACTCTTCCAAGCAATGGGAAGGTAAGAATATCGTTTTAAATTAGTGTTAAAATATTCACAGCTGAATTGTTCTAAGCTGTTCACAGTTATTTCTTATGGTTGTCATAAATGTTGCTTTGGTTTTCACAACGTGGTTGTTtcacttgtttttaatttatgaagTTGTTTTGATACATTATGAATTCCTTGCTGTATTTGTCAGTAATCTGTAGTTTTACTAATATACTATGATTAATTCTTTCCTTaatgcagtatttttatttttattttttttttcattttcaagtaacaaaataattagtatgtatttaaaaataatataacagtCTATATAGTTTGCAAATCAGAAAAGCTCTGTCAAGCAAACGTAACAAAATTAAACAGACGTACGTGACAGGAAATGTGCaattaaatgcaataataataattcaataaatggTCAATATAACATTCCAACCGTATTATTTTCAATGATATAACAACTGCTTTGACCTCTTCACTATGTCTCTGTGCAGCTCCCAAAGAggatcattatttttgttgcaTAGCAGCGTTCTGTCATAACTTGCCCCGTGgagaattttatatttttagcgagcttctttttttattttttattttttacgcgttttattctgtttgttttcagtaATATTAGCAGCATTAACACGTGAATTGTATAATAAATAGGCTAATCTGAcaatgtcatatttttgtggtatttttcattgttggaTTACTTTGAATATTATACTATTTTTGTTCTTGTTGTCTCCCAGCACTTTGTTGTTGGATCAACTGATTTGTTTACACTATTCCTGTTATGGCACAGTTTTAGCACATGGTGTCACTGCAGACCGTCAGTTTAAGGTTTATAGGCTTTACTCTGaagcctctctctctcagactctcggtgttagtgtgtgtgtcgTTGAGACATGATGCAGGTTTCTATTTCGTCTCGTGTTTCCTAATGCAAGGAAGAAATATTCGATTCTCTCGcgtttatcttttttttctgtcctcAAGCCAGTTGTGAATGACCATCATGGCATTTATGGGATATTTCGAGTGTGGATTTATATTTTTCCTTTCTTTGCTGGATTCTGCGTTTGCTCAGATCGTCTATTCCGTACCGGAAGAGGTAAATAAGGGAACAGTTGTTGGGAATATAGCGAAAGATCTGAACATAAATGTTCACGACCTGGAATCTCGCATGTTTGAGATTGTGACTGGATCAAATAAGAAGTATTTTGACGTAAATCTGAAAACTGGCGTGCTGTTTGTTAATGAAAGGATTGACCGTGAGGAGTTATGTGTGTCGAATCAGAAATGCTCTTTGAATATAGAAGCTCTCGCTAAAAATCCTCATCATCTTTACAGGGTGGAGATTAAGATCTTGGATATAAACGACAATGCGCCACATTTTCCTATAAAAGAATTTACTATAAATATAACTGAAACAGCAAATCCTGGGGAAAGATTTCCTCTCCCTGTGGCCGAGGACTCTGATGTTGGCAGTAATTCTCTGAAAGAGTACAAACTGAGTCCGAATGAACATTTCAGTCTAGATACACAGAGTGAAGACCAGAGTGTGTCTGCAGAGTTAGTTCTGAACAAGGCTTTAGATCGAGAGAAACAAGCGACAATTAAGTTGGTACTCACTGGAGTAGATGGAGGAAAACCACCGAAATCGGGggctttaaatattattataaatgttatggATGCTAATGATAATAACCCAGTGTTCAGCCAACCTCTTTACAAAGTCAGACTAAAAGAAAATGTTCCTTCTGGTACTGAAGTTATCTCTGTCTTTGCCACTGACTTGGATGAAGGAATAAACCGTGAAGTTGTGTACTCGTTTGCTGGTCACGGAAAGAAACAAGACACTTTTACCATTATCCCCGAGACTGGAGATATTGTTGTAAAAGGGCAAATTGATTATGAGGAAAATCCTGCTATTGAGTTACGAGTTCAAGCGAAGGACAAAGGCAGCCCACCAAGGAGCACACATTGTAAAGTTTTAATAGAAGTTATAGATGAAAATGATAATGCACCGGAGATAACTGTGACTGCTCTTTTGGAAAATGTGAAAGAAGACACAAAGTCAGGAACTGCTGTTGCTTTAGTCACAGTGTCTGATGAAGATGGAGGTAAAAATGGCATTGTACACTGTGCTCTGAAAGGTTCGTTTCCTTTCAAACTGGAGACGTCATATAACAATCATTATTCTCTAGTGGTAGACGGACCTCTGGACAGAGAGAGTGTTTCTCAGTATAACATCACAATTACAGCTGCAGATGAAGGAGCTCCGCCTCTTTCCAGCAGCACTGTTATAACTGTATATATCTCTGATGATAATGACAATGCTCCACATTTCCCAGCACCCGTTATTAACGCTTTTCTAAGTGAGAATGGTCAAGCTGGAGGTCTCGTGACAAAAGTGACAGCTGATGATTCAGACACTGGTGAGAACGCAGAACTTTCATATTCACTGTTAGACAGTTCCAGCTCCAGTGTTCCTATAACAACACTGATCAATATAAACTCTTTGAGTGGAGAAATATTCAGTTTGCAATCGTTTAATCACGAAGAAACAAGAAGATTTCAGTTTGAAGTGATGGCAACAGACTCTGGTGTTCCTCCTCTGAGCAGTAATGtgactgtaaatgtgtttattctgGATGAGAATGACAACAGTCCAGTTATTTTACCTCCTTATTCTGACCCTGGATCAGTTAATACTGAAAACATTCCCTACTCTGCTGAAGCGGGATACTTTGTAGCCAAGATCAGAGCTGTTGATGCTGACTCTGGATATAACGCTCTTCTGTCTTATCATATGAGTGAACCCAAAGGAACTAATCTCTTCCGCATTGGAAGCAGCACTGGAGAAATAAGGACTAAGAGACGAATGAGTGACAATGACTTAAAAACTCACCCACTTCTTATTACAGTGTCTGATAATGGAGAGCCATCACTCTCAGCCACTATGTCCATGGATGTTGTGGTTGTTGAGAGTCTGGATGACATAAAGACATCATTCAGAGAAGTTCCTGTGAAAGAGGAGAGTTTTTCAGATCTGAATGTGTATCTGCTCATCGCTATTGTCTCAGTATCAGTCATCTTTTTACTGAGTCTCGTGGGTTTGATAGCAGCTAAATGCTACAGGACAGACGGCAGTTTCAGCAGGTACAGCGCTCCAGTGATCAGCACCCATCCAGACGGAAGCTGGTCCTTCTCTAAATCTACTCAACAGTACGACGTGTGTTTTAGTTCAGACACAATAAAGAGTGATGTAGTCGTTTTCCCCTCGCCGTTTCCACCAGCAGACGCGGAGTTGATCAGCATTAATAGTGGAGAAGACACTTTTACGCGCACCCAAACTCTTCCAAGCAATGGGAAGGTAAGAAGATCGTTGAAAATTAGTGTTAAAATATTCACAGCTGAATTGTTCTAAGCTGTTCACAGTTATTTCTTATGGTTGTCATAAATGTTGCTTCGGTTTTCACAACGTGGTTGTTtcacttgtttttaatgtacGAAGTTGTTTTGATACATTATGAATTCCTTGCTGTATTTGTCAGTAATCTGTAGTTTTACTAATATACTATGATTAATTCTTTCcttaatgcagttttttttttttttttttttttcattttcaagtaacaaaataattagtatgtatttaaaaataatataacagtCTATATagtttgcaaaacagaaaagcgATGTCAAGCAAACGTAACAAAATTAAACAGAAGTACGTGACAGGAAATGTGCAATTAAATgcaataatgatgatgatgacgatgataataataataattcaataattgGTCAATACAACATTCCAACCGTATTATTTTCAATGATATAGTAACAACTGCTTTGACCTCTTCACTATGTCTCTGTGCAGCTCCTAAGGAGGATCATTAATTTTGTTGCATAGCAGCGTTCTGTCATAATTTGCCCCGTGGAGAATTTTAGATTTTTAGCGAGCGTCTTTTTTTAGTCGTTttattctgtttgttttcagtaATATTAGCAGCACTAACGCGTGAATTACATAataagtacactctaaaaatgctgggttaaaaacaacccacgctaggttgaaaatggacaaacccagcgaatgggtgaAATGTTTtctcaacctgctgggtagttttatttaacccgactattgtttaaaaatcactgtattgcttgcttaaaacgaacccaaagtatgttggaaattaccatttattaatatgttttatgaacatttattaagaagtttaatgaat
The DNA window shown above is from Ctenopharyngodon idella isolate HZGC_01 chromosome 10, HZGC01, whole genome shotgun sequence and carries:
- the LOC127520173 gene encoding protocadherin-10-like, which encodes MAFMGYFECGFIFFLSLLDSAFAQIVYSVPEEVNKGTVVGNIAKDLNINVHDLESRMFEIVTGSNKKYFDVNLKTGVLFVNERIDREELCVSNQKCSLNIEALAKNPHHLYRVEIKILDINDNAPHFPVKIFTVNITENASPGERFPLPVAEDSDVGSNSLKEYKLSPNEHFSLDTQSEDQSVSAELVLNKALDREKQATIKLVLTGVDGGKPPKSGALNIIINVMDINDNNPVFSQPLYKVKLKENVAAGTKVISVSATDLDEGMNSEIVYSFVDHGKKQDLFTITPETGDIVVKGQIDYEENPAIELRVRARDKGSPPKSTQCKVLIEVIDDNDNAPEITVTALLESVKEDTKSGTAVALVTVSDKDGGKNGIVHCALKGSFPFKLETSYNNHYSLVVDGPLDRESVSQYNITITAADEGAPPLSSSTVITVHISDVNDNAPHFPAPVINAFLSENGQAGGLMTKVTAEDSDTGENAELSYSLLDSSSSSVPITTLININSLSGEIFSLQSFNHEETKRFSLK
- the LOC127521235 gene encoding protocadherin alpha-2-like isoform X3, encoding MDVSVTGCFFMWILCLLCSWDLCAGQIGYSVTEEVNTGTVVGSVVKDLNLNVNDLESRQFHIVNGLNKNYFEVNSKTGELYVAERIDRETVCVTSQTCVLNIEAIAQNPLRLFSISIDVLDVNDNPPLFPLKTYHLNITESAFPGDRYPLPKASDADIGMNSVRSYKLGPNNYFSLDVQGNGEHSVSAELVLQKALDREKIAEIKLILTAVDGGKPPRSGSLEIVVNVLDVNDNTPTFSQQLYKVAIPENTIYGAPFIKLNASDIDSGLNGDIIYSLINHGKDKASEIFHIDPITGEITIKGELDREDTSAFELHAQAQDRGTSPRSSHCKVLIEVIDVNDNVPVITVTSLTNTIKEDASPGTAVGLIMIADSDVGQNGKVSVKMKGSGPFKLQPSYKNYYTLEVDGYLDRESVSQYNITIIATDEGAPPLSSFKVITIHISDVNDNAPRFPESMINIYLKENFPAGIISTVSAQDLDMNENANIIYSLIAEQNMGKPLTAMFDINSATGDLYTKQSFNYEEIKSHQFYVQATDSGVPSLSSNVTVNVFILDENDNSPVILPPYSDPGSVNTENIPYSAEAGYFVAKIRAVDADSGYNALLSYHMSEPKGTNLFRIGSSTGEIRTKRRMSDNDLKTHPLIITVSDNGEPSLSATMSMDVVVVESLDDIKTSFREVPVKEESFSDLNVYLLIAIVSVSVIFLLSLVGLIAAKCYRTDGSFSRYSAPVISTHPDGSWSFSKSTQQYDVCFSSDTIKSDVVVFPVPAQHVDGELISIIDEDSFLLKKTLPKDLKPKGPNADWRYSASLRAGVQSSVHMEEASAVMQGAQGMLVQNWPTVSSAADGEGEGQLSPPVGAGINSNSWSFRYGAGPGYGPPQALKPGEIPPEAFIIPGSPAIISIRQDPGAVDDKGEFITFGKKEESKKKKKKKKEKKDKKDKGKDDGEE